Sequence from the Corallococcus sp. EGB genome:
CGGCGGATGCGTTCTCCAAAGCGTTCCTTCACGTGTCCTCGCTCAGCACCTCAGCAGTAGGGCCTGATGTACTGTTGCCTAAATACTAGACAGGTAGGGGCAGTCAAGGGGGCAATCGTTCGCTGGACGATCTCCCTGTCCCACCGCACGCGCCAGGCCCGCGTTTCCCACCCGTGAACGCGACCACCCCGACGACGCCGCCGCACGCGGCTCTAGCCGTCACGGAGAGCGCCGAGGAGCGCCGCGCCGACGTCGAGCGCCGCCTCGACGAGGCCGCCGACATCCTCGCTGAGGCCCTCCTCGACATGTGGCGCAAGGAGCAGCGCGCCCGGCGCGCGGCCGCGCACGGAGGTGCGTCGTGACGTCCGCGCTCTCTCCGGCTCTCGCCTTGTCTTCTACCGGGGAAGAAGCCGTCATGCCGACGACGCGCGAGCACGGTGCGCGCGCGAACGACGGAGGCACGATGACCAACAAGACGACCGCCAGAGCCCGAGCCGCGATGCGCGAGCTCGATGACGTCCCCACCCAGCTCGCGGCGCTCGAGACGATGAGCGTCGGCCAGCTCGCCGAGAAGTGGCGCGAGCTCTACGGCGAGCCGACGCGCACGCGGAACAAGGACTACCTGAAGAAGCGCCTCGCATGGCGCATCCAGGAGCTGGCCGAGGGCGGGCTCTCGCAGGGCGCGCTCGCGCGCATCCACCAGCTCGGCGACCAGATGCCGGAGCGTTGGCGCATGCGTCGGAGCCAGGGCCACGCCGCGAGCGACGCGCCCGCGCCGACGGAGGCGCTGCAGGTGGTGCAGCCGACCGAGCCGCGGGACCCGCGCGTGCCGCCCGTAGGCACCGTCCTGCGCCGCGTCTTCGACGGCAAGGCCCACGAGGTGACGGTCTGCGCGGAGGGCTTCGAGTACGCGGGGCAGCGGTACAAGTCGCTGTCTGCCATCGCCACGGAGATCGCCGGCACGCGCTGGAACGGGTTCCTCTTCTTCGGGCTCAAGAAGCGCGGCGAGTCGGCGCGCGAGGAGTCCGCGGCATGAGCGACTTCTTCCGCACGCAGATGGGCCACCGCTTCTACGAGTCGACGATGCCGTCGCTCGTGCGGGAGCTCGCGCGGCTCAACGCGAACCTCGAGCGGCTCCTCGCCGTCGTCGAGCGCGACGCCGCAAAGCCCGACGAGGGCGAGCCCACGCCGGAACCGTCGAAGGAGCCGCGATGACCAAGCAGCGCCAGCGAGCGAGCGCGCCGGCACCGGAGACGAAGCGCTGCGCCATCTACACGCGCAAGTCGACGACGATGGGCCTCGAGCAGGAGTTCAACTCCCTCGATGCCCAGCGCGAGGCGTGCCTCGCGTACATCGAGCGGCAGCAGGGCTGGACGCTCGTCGACGAGCGCTACGACGACGGCGGCTTCACCGGCGCGAACATCGACCGCCCCGCGTTCCAGCGGCTGCTGGCCGACGTCGACGCCGGAAAGGTCGACGTCATCGTCGTCTACAAGGTGGACCGGCTCTCGCGCTCGCTGCTCGACTTCGTGAAGGTAATGGAGCGCCTCAGCACCGCGGGCGCGTCCTTCGTCTCCATCACGCAGAACTTCTCGACGGCCGACGCCATGGGTCGGCTGACGATGAACATGTTGATGTCCTTCGCTGAGTTCGAACGGGAAATGATCAGCGAGCGGACGCGCGACAAGATCGCCGGTGCGCGCCGCAAGGGGAAGTGGACGGGTGGACCCGTGCCCTTCGGCTACTCGGCGAAGGACAAGAAGCTCGTCGTGAACGAGGCCGAGGCCCACGTGGTGCGCGAGGCCTTCACGCTCTTCCTCGCGCACCGCCAGATGGCCATCGTCGCCCGCGAGCTGAACAAGCGCGGACTCCTGCCGCGTGCCTCGAAGCATGGGCGCAAGGGCAGCCCGCTCTGGAGCAAGGACAGCATCGCGCGCGTGCTGCGGAGCCCCCTCTACGCGGGGCGCATGATGTACGGCGAGGAGCTGTACGAGGGCGAGCATCCTCGGCTCATCGACGACGTCACCTACCGCCAGGCTCAGAAGCTCCTCGGCATGGCGGGCCGCGAGCTCCGCGTGACCGGCACAAACCCCGAGTACGTGCTGCGCGGGCTCCTGCGCTGCGGGCTCTGCGGCGAGGCGATGTGCCCGGGCTCGACGACGAAGAAGAGCGGGAAGACGTACCGATTTTACAGATGCTCGACGCGCGACAAGTACGGCACGGACCGGTGCTCCGCGAGGCCGCTGCCCGCGCTCGCCCTCGAGGACTTCGTCGTGGAGCGCCTCATGGAGGCGACCGCCGACGGCACGCTGGCCGAGCGCATCCACGCCAAGCTGGCGGCGCGCGTCGCGAAGGAGCGCTCGACCTTCGTCGAGGTGCGCAAGGCGCTGTCGGCGCACATCGCCGATGCCTCGGCCGCCGCGTCGAAGCTGACCGACGAAGTGGTGCGGCTCGAGGGGCGCGCGCGCGAGCTCGTCGAGGCCAAGCTGCGCGACGAAGCTGCGCGACTCGACGACTGCGAGCGCAAGCTTCGCG
This genomic interval carries:
- a CDS encoding DUF2924 domain-containing protein, translating into MTNKTTARARAAMRELDDVPTQLAALETMSVGQLAEKWRELYGEPTRTRNKDYLKKRLAWRIQELAEGGLSQGALARIHQLGDQMPERWRMRRSQGHAASDAPAPTEALQVVQPTEPRDPRVPPVGTVLRRVFDGKAHEVTVCAEGFEYAGQRYKSLSAIATEIAGTRWNGFLFFGLKKRGESAREESAA
- a CDS encoding recombinase family protein, producing MTKQRQRASAPAPETKRCAIYTRKSTTMGLEQEFNSLDAQREACLAYIERQQGWTLVDERYDDGGFTGANIDRPAFQRLLADVDAGKVDVIVVYKVDRLSRSLLDFVKVMERLSTAGASFVSITQNFSTADAMGRLTMNMLMSFAEFEREMISERTRDKIAGARRKGKWTGGPVPFGYSAKDKKLVVNEAEAHVVREAFTLFLAHRQMAIVARELNKRGLLPRASKHGRKGSPLWSKDSIARVLRSPLYAGRMMYGEELYEGEHPRLIDDVTYRQAQKLLGMAGRELRVTGTNPEYVLRGLLRCGLCGEAMCPGSTTKKSGKTYRFYRCSTRDKYGTDRCSARPLPALALEDFVVERLMEATADGTLAERIHAKLAARVAKERSTFVEVRKALSAHIADASAAASKLTDEVVRLEGRARELVEAKLRDEAARLDDCERKLRALEDDALNLELVESQREWFVGALRNLGKVWGDMTPENQGRLLRALVAKVSVDEGTGMCRVELVNFDVAASAKEAA